From a single Rutidosis leptorrhynchoides isolate AG116_Rl617_1_P2 chromosome 5, CSIRO_AGI_Rlap_v1, whole genome shotgun sequence genomic region:
- the LOC139849779 gene encoding uncharacterized mitochondrial protein AtMg01250-like — MEMMGFGNKWRKWILSCLQSASFSILVNGSPTSEFKLERGVRQGDPLSPFLFILVAKGLNVLTKKAVRNRCFSGVEIGRDKILISHLQYADDTIFFGSWNRRSEVENMARLFGCNIGTIPFTYLGLLVGGNMNKEDS, encoded by the exons ATGGAAATGATGGGCTTCGGGAACAAATGGAGGAAATGGATATTGTCATGTCTTCAATCAGCTTCATTTTCAATCCTTGTTAATGGATCACCAACAAGTGAATTCAAATTAGAACGTGGGGTACGACAAGGGGATCCACTCTCCCCGTTTCTTTTTATTTTGGTGGCGAAAGGGTTGAATGTGCTAACGAAAAAAGCCGTGAGAAATAGGTGCTTCTCGGGGGTGGAAATTGGTCGTGATAAAATTCTCATTTCACATCTTCAATACGCGGACGACACAATCTTCTTTGGGTCTTGGA ATAGGAGGAGTGAAGTGGAGAACATGGCTCGGTTGTTTGGCTGTAATATTGGTACTATACCGTTTACTTATCTTGGATTACTAGTTGGTGGTAACATGAATAAGGAAGATTCTTAG
- the LOC139849014 gene encoding N-alpha-acetyltransferase MAK3-like, whose translation METSSATEIDESEIEYVSYGGEHHLPEIMRLVDEELSEPYSIFTYRYFVYLWPNLSFLAFHKGKCIGTVVSKMGEHRNTYRGYIAMLVVLKPYRHKGIATELVTRSIKVMMESGCEEVTLEAEVTNKGALALYGRLGFIRAKRLFRYYLNGVDAFRLKLLFPHTELLPPPLHSMPSPTL comes from the exons ATGGAGACATCATCGGCGACGGAGATTGATGAATCGGAAATTGAGTACGTCAGCTACGGCGGCGAACATCATCTACCCGAAATCATGCGTTTGGTTGATGAAGAATTGAGCGAACCCTATTCCATATTTACATATCGTTATTTTGTTTATCTTTGGCCCAATCTCTCTTTCCTG GCTTTTCATAAGGGGAAATGCATAGGAACAGTGGTTTCAAAAATGGGGGAGCACAGGAATACTTATAGAGGATACATTGCTATGCTTGTTGTACTTAAACCTTACCGTCATAAAGGCATag CTACAGAGCTTGTTACTAGATCTATTAAAGTGATGATGGAATCAGGCTGTGAAGAG GTGACATTGGAAGCAGAAGTTACAAATAAAGGCGCACTTGCATTGTATGGGCGGCTTGGGTTCATACGAGCAAAAAGGCTATTTAGATACTATTTGAATGGTGTTGATGCATTCAGATTAAAGTTGCTATTTCCCCATACTGAATTACTACCACCACCTT